A segment of the Pseudoliparis swirei isolate HS2019 ecotype Mariana Trench chromosome 4, NWPU_hadal_v1, whole genome shotgun sequence genome:
CAGTGTTTCAGTTTCAGTGTTTTTCAGTTTCAATGTTTTAGTTTCAGTGTTTCAGCTTCAGCTCTTCCTGTGGTTTGTTGTGGAGCTACAGGAACAGATCAGTTGTATTCCTGCCACCTGAGATTCTGTGTTTCTGTAACACTGCACGGTGTTATttactctcaaccaatcagagtgCTTGAtttattctacacacacacatatatataaacacacacacatatatatatacacacacacatatatatatatacacacatatatatacacacacatatatatacacacatatatatatatatatatatacacatatatatacacacacacacacatatatacacacacatatatatatatatatatatacacacacacacatatatatacacacatatatatatatacacacacatatatatatatatttggttggTTCATGAGGCCTGAAGAAGAATGTTTCAACACTTTTGTGAATCTTCAATATGTTGGAATCAAATTGTTTAATTAATCTAtactttataatataaatattacatatatgcttaattaaattaaacattcgAAATTACGTCTTGGAAATAAcaactgaaataataataataataataataaataaaaaaatattaatgctGAAAAAAACGCTGACTCTTACATATAAGGTGAAGTAAAAGTTGTAAATATGAAGGAGGTATTTGTGATAATTACCAGTCCCAGGGGGGTGGGGCTGTGTTTCGGGTGTGTTTCCGACGCGCTGCTCCAATCCAACAGATTATAatttattgtaataaataaaatgggcTCAGAGCTCAAGGGCCGCTGAGCTCCGACGTCTGGAAATATAAAACGTAAATATTAAGAGCTCATTGCGCGGTGGAGGCCGGACCGGGAGGAGCAGATCCGGGACTGCAGGATGTGCAACGACCCGGTAAATGAAACGCAGCTGTGGAAACacaaagaaaggaggagaagaaaagaaaagaaaaaagaagcaaagaagCGTTTTAGCTTCCTCCGGATCCCCGTGAGCTCTTCAGTAACTCCTGCTTGTCTTCAAGGAAACAGGTAGATCGTCTTATGGATGacgtcacatgtgtgtgtgtgtgtctcagcacACGAGACGACATGTTTCTTCCAGCTGAgactattttgtttttattgcctCGTGCACGTGAAACTCATTGAAGGAGGAAACcggttctttttttcctcccctttcCGCGTAAAAACGCCTCGAATCTACTTTATTCCGCGGATTAGCAATTAACATGCGACATCAAAGGGTCGGCCGGCGGAAATGAAGAGGTTCAAAtatcaataattaaaaaaatctgtGAGCAGGGAcgctctgaccccccccccccccccacacacacacaccccggggGGTCTGCTGCTCTCCGGGGACCCTGAACACAGCAGCACGGCGGCCGGATCACAACGTGTTCAGTCAAAAAGTCTCTTTATTTGATGCTCTCCTTCCAAATGATTGTCATCGTTGGATGCgtgaacaataataaataaatatgtatatatatatatatatatatccgagGGTATGATAAATAAAGATGGGAATaaaagcacacatacacacacaagcacaatgtTTCTTTTGGAAAACTGATGTATTTGATTATTAGAGTAAAGAATTACAGTATCTTAGTTGTTAGTAGGTATTAAAGTGTAGAGAAACTGGACCCATAAAGATCTTCCAACTTTCCAAGAAAGTGCATGTAACAGTCCGAAGGTTGTCAAacctcatatatatttatatttataaaaacactCTCGTTGTCCCGGCCCGATGGACTTCTCTCGGTGTGAGCTGTATGTACATTTTCTTTACGAGGGAGTTTTTATTTCCACGTGTGAACAATATTTACAGAAGCTTCGACACATGGCTCTGCACGTGGTGCCAGAGAGGATGCTGGGACATATAGCAGCGACGTGGAAATCTTGAAGGAGAATCCTGCTCATTTGATTGGCTGTCTcagttcccaaaaaaaaaaaaaaaaaagacaggaaaaaagtgggccacacacacacgcacacacacgcacacaccggatgTTCCCTTCTGTCTCGCTTTCGACAATAAAAACAcggaaaaataagaagaaaggggaagaaaaaaaccagaGGGACCAATATGGAAGTAAATAAAAAGTAGAAAGTACAAGACGGAGAAACGGTAAACGACAACAAGTTAAACACGAAAGAAACAAACGTCAATGCTTCGTCTTccttaaataaaattaaaaaaggtgaATATAAATTGGAAAGAAATGGAACTATAGCACATCGTTTAGTCCCTCGCCTGAATtccattgttttgctttgatgagggggggagggggggggggtgaacacaCAGATGTTAGAGCATCTACAGAAGTGCACATTATTTACAGTCTGGTTGCGTATTACAGGCGAATGCATCACACGGACGTCCACAGTTCGGTTAGAGCGACTACAGACAGAACATAACTTAacgcctcctcgtcctccaagcttcaaaagcacttttttcttcttttcttttttttaaagcgcccGTCCGAACCCCGCCGCGGCttcagaaacagaaacaaaccCGAACGCAACGCTTCCACTCGGTTCCCAAGCAACGGTTATAATCACTAATAAATAAGCTCCGTTAAACTATAACATGTACattgtacaaaaaaaaagacatttggtcTTTCGTGAAAAGACAGCGAGCAAAGCGTCCGGGCGCCGCCGCGTGTCcgagagctcctccccctcctcctctaactGGTGACGGTCTCTTTGTTGTCCTGCATGAAGCGCGTGAAGCGGAAGTGGGCGCCGTTCTCCGTGTTGGCCATCTTCTCCAGGCCGGCGAGCGCGGCGTTGGGCTCCATGCTGTGCAGCTTGCCGAGGCCGCCGGTCAGCCCGCCGACGGGCGAGCCGCCGCCGTTcatcacgccgccgccgccgccgccgctctggaTCACGGAGATCTCGTTGGTCTTCATGGCCAGGCCGTTGGAGAAGGCCGCGGCGTACTGGTTCCAGAAGCTCGTCGGGTCCCCGTTGCTCGCCCTCGACGCCATGTCCTTCTGGAAGATCTCGGGGAACTTCACCGGGTTGGCGCCCAGGAAGGCCAACGGCCCGTCCACGGAGAGCCGGCGGCCACGTCTGGCGGGAGCGCTGTTCCACATGTGTGTGCCCATGTGGACCtacaaagagagagggggagggggaggaagcagagagcgAGGGATCAAAATTAGTGATGTTTACAAACTTGGCCACGAGAGCTGCACATGAGATGATGCAATGGAAACATCCGAATAACGCAGCTTCACACCCCGCGTGCAGCAGACCGGCGGGGCGCGGTGTTGTGAGAACAGCGTGGTGTAAACACCGCGTCTGGCAACActgatgcatgctgggtaatcTGAAGCGGACTGCGCTCGTCTCACGCTGCACCTCCACCGCGTGGGACGCTCTTTACAGACGACAAGCTGCAGAATCCTTAAACTAAAGGAACAAATGGCGTTTTTagtcgttttatttattttgtgaacTTTAACGGAGGAACTAAAATGAAGATGTCTCCGTTTTAAAAACCATCGTCCACCAAATGCCCAAATTCCTCTCGAGGATTAGAGATCGACGCTGTAATAAAGTAATTATCCTAGTTAAGTTCTCACAAATCGCCCACTTTCCCGTGGATCCTCTTCCTAATGATCTAGTGACAGTTCTCACGGAATCTGTTGTGGAAAACGCCGACGGACCCGGAGCGCCGCCACTTCCTCCCGCCGTTAATTCCGTGCACCGAATCATTCGTAGCCGATTACGTTCTGGAACGCCGAGCCAGGAATCATATCAGCTTCACGATTCTTTCCGTTATAAAAAGCGCCGCTCCTCTCCGAGAGCTTCTCCTCATCCATTAGACGACGTGATCGCCTCTCGATGGCCGCCGCGCTCGGACCGCGTGAAACCGAACCGGAGCTCCGAGGCTCGAGCGCGTTCTTTCCCGAGAGGACGGGCTTCCCGGACGTTTACCTTGAGGTTTCCTTTGGTGGTGAAGGCCCGGCCGCAGATGCTGCAGGCGAAGGGCTTCTCCCCCGTGTGGGTCCTCTCGTGGATCTGCAGCGCGCTGGACGAGGAGAAGCACTTCCCGCAGGCGTTGCAGAAGTGTTGCTTGGGCGTCCTGCGCGGCGGCGCCGCCGAGGAGGAGAGCACCGGGGAGGTGGAGGCCGAGGACGGGACCGTCTCCTTGACCTCGTGGTGGAGGCTGTGGAAGAAGCCGTTGACCTCGGGTTTGCTCAGAGAGCACACGGACAGGAGGGACGGGGTCGGGCTGCACGGCAGGCTGGCGGTCGACGGCTCGAAGAGCTGCGAGGGCAGGTCCCTCATCTGGTGGGTGAGCATGTGCTGCTTCAGGTTGCCCTTGGTGGAGAAGCCCCGGTGGCACGCCGTGCAGATGAACGGCCGCTCTTTGGTGTGGCTCCGGTAGTGAATGTCCAAGGCGCTCTGACAGGCGAAGGTCTTCCCGCAGATGTCGCAGGACGTGTTCCGGACGACGCTGCGCTCGCGGAAGGGGAACAGCGTGCCGAGCGGGTCCCTGGAGGGGTTGACGGACGTCAGGTCCAGCGCTCCGACGTTGGAGGGGTGCGAGTGCAGGAGGCTGGCGGTGGCGTGCTCCAGGGACAAGGCCCTCTGGTGCCTTTCTTCCAGACTCGGGGATTTGCGTGGTTGCGGCTGCATGCTGGAAGGGGGGGAGGGCGCCTGCGCGGCGGAGGTAGATTCGGACCCGGCTGGACTGCCGGCGCTTTGGCTTTCAACATCCCCGACTAGAGACGAGGAGTCATTGGTGAAGCAACCTCCCTCGACGAAGCCGTTGGTCATCGCCCTCATCTGGATGATGTGGAGCTCCTCGGTTCCGTGATGGTGGGCGTGCTCTCGGCCGTCCCTCTCTTGCTCGGCCACGTCGAGGGCGGCCGGGGAGTCGCACAGACTGTCGTGGGAGGCGTCGGCCGACCGGGGCGTGTCCGGGCCCTCCTCCATTCCCTCAAAGTCATCAGAGAAGTTGTCCAGATCGTCCATGTCTCCCTCCCCGAAGGAGCCGGTGTCCGAGACCATGGACTCCGGGTAGCTCTCCGGCAGAGGGGTGTTGGGGATGTGTCCGCCCATGTGCATGCGGATGTGTTGCTGCAGAACCACGGCGTTCGTGAACTTCTTCTGGCAGATGGGGCAGGAGTGTTGGACTCTCAGAGGAGGCACGGCCCTGTGCACACTGTAGTGAGTCTTGAGGTTCCCCTTGGTGGTGAACGCCCGGCCGCAGACTCTGCACGTGAAGGGCCGCTCCCCGGTGTGAGTGCGGTAATGCATCTTCAGAGCGCTCTGACAGCTCAGCACCCGGTGGCAGATGACGCATTCGTTGGGGTCCGCCATCTTCCTGTCAATGTTCTCCACCAGTTGCTGCAGCTTGGAGGTCTCCGACCCCTGGAGGGGGTCCAGGATGCCTCCGAAGGGGAACTTCGCCTTGAACTGATCCGACATCAGAGGCATGAGGGGGTTGGTCATCATGGGCGGGCTGTTGGAGGTCGCGTAGTCCGCGGCGCTCTCCGAGGCCGAGCTCACGTTGGTCATGAAGCCCGAGGAGCGGCTGCCTTCTTCCGTTCTCCCGTTCGACGTCGGCAGAGTTGCACCTTCGCCCTCTTCGGAGACTCCGTCGTTGCATTTCGAGACGCTCTTTGCGAGAGGCGGGCTCGTCACGGCGATGGAATGGTCTTCCTTCTTGATGAAATGGGGCAAGCTGGGCACGGTGGGTGGCAGCAGCATGCCGACGGAGGAGGTCAGCGTGGGCAGCACCGGCTTGCTGTCCAGCCAGCTGGTGACGGGCTTCTCCGGAGGCATGGACATGCCGTAGGGAATGCCGGTGCTCGTCGGTATGTTGTCCAGATGCTCGGGAACGGGGTACGGGTTCATCTGGATGTGCGGGTACTTTTCTTTATGGCGCTGGAAATGCACCTTCAGGTTCCCGCGGGTGGAGAAGCGGTTGCCGCAGATGTTGCACTTGTACGGCCGCTCGCCGGTGTGCGAGCGCAGGTGGATCTGCAAGGCGCTGTCGCTGCCGAACACCTTGCCGCAGAAGCGGCACTTGTGCTTGAAGAAGGACTCGTCGGTGCCGCTCTTCTGTTCCAACGGAGTGATGTTTGGCGGCTTGCCGTTCCGCTGCTGGTCCAACGCCGCTAAAGGGTGGAGGTCCTCCACGGTGGTGCCAACACCGGGCAGAGAGCTGGAACATATGGGGTTTCCAGGTGGGGGGGGCTGAGGTAGAAGGGGATTCAACAGGCTACCCATTCCAAACGCCGGCGCGAGGGAGGCGTTGCCGAGCTGAGGGCGGAGGCCGCTCATGTGATCGGGCCTCTGgtcggaggcgtggccgtggaGCGCGCCGCCGCTCGGGTTGGACTGAGGTAgctgcgccgccgccgccagctGCTTCAGGCTGTTGATGCTGGCGGACTGACTGGCCAGGTTCTGCGCGAGGCCCGCGGCGACCGCCAGCTGCTGGGACAGATGCGAGCCGAGCGCGGTCAGCGGGCCGGCGGCGCCCGGAGCGGAAGTCAGAGGCGCCTGCAGCTCCGGGGTCTGGGAGGCCAGCAGCAGGATCTGGTGGCGGATCCTCTCGATGAGCTGCAGCTGGTggatctgctgctgctgcagcgcgAGGAGCTGCTGCATGAGGGCCGGCACCCTGGGGGCCCCCGGGTTACGGCCCTCCTGGGGGAATTGGGCCACGGCCACTTTGGTGCTCTGCAGGTTCTCGATGATGACGTTGCTGTTGATCACGGAGAAGCTTCCCGGCGGCGCGGAGACGGACGAAGTcccgccgccgctgccgccggTGTTGCCGGGGCTCCCGCTGTCCGCGTCGCTGCCGTCCTCCTCGTGGCCGCTGCTCATCCCGGAGACGTCCACCTCCATGGCCTCGTCTCCGTCCAGAGCGCCGGGGTCGAACAGGTCGCCGCACTCCGTCCGATCCGCGTTGTGAGCCGCGTGGTCGTCGGGGGGCGACCCGGGGGGGGAGAAGGTTCCGGCGGGGGAGACGGGGTTCTCGCTCACGATCAGGACTAACTGATTCTTAGTGCAGCTCCTCTGGTGCTCCTCCAGATCCGACGGGTCAAAGAACTCGGCGCAACATCGGCCGCAGACGTGGGCGTCCGGGTCCCtgcaggggggggcggggcggcgGTCCTCTGAGCAGAGCTCGGTGTCccctggagaaaagaaaagaggaggaaacagaggatTAGTGATTAGAAATGTTTAGCAGCTGAAGAAGCAGCTTTATCTCCTCCAATGCCATTGTTGTTAATCTTAAATTAATCAGTTTTACACTTATCCCCTTGATGCGCTCACAAACACAACGGAGCAGGGCAACAATaagccttgggggggggggggggctctgacaCGCGATAACAGGGATTCACAATCAATGGGAACTACTCAAATATTACTTCAAAGTGATCTTTGAAGACGTACATCTGGGTTTCATCGGTGCGAACAAAGGTAATAATTTTCTCCAGATAATCCATCAGAATACAGAACGGAGTGGCGTGAGGACGTCGGGCTTAATGACATTTCATCGAGCAGGACATTGATTTCCTTTAAGTCCGTCGGCCGTCCGCTCGCCTCAAATCAAGCATCTGAAGGACTTATTAGACTTTTCAATTTGCTGTCAACTTTGCTCATTTTCAGTCCGGCGACGGGCGTCTCGGACGTTTATGTCACTAAACTAATGTGTATCCACTCAGGCAGCCGTCACCGGGGGGGCTGCACGACAGAGAGGTGGATATGAGAAAGGTGACGCGTTCACTACGTGTGAagtgaaatgtatttgtttatatgtatatatatatatatttgaggtgGGTGTAGCTcggtggggtcagggggtcgtcctgcaaccccaaggttgtcggttcgatccccgctctccccattagtttgCAAGTCgacgtgtccatgagcaaggcactgaacccccagctgctccGCAGGCGCTTCACTGACTAAGGAACGGTTAAAGCAGAGGATGCATCTCGTTGCCTCTGTGCAGTGACAACAGattcaatccaatccaatttatttGAAATGTTTGCAATTTACTTTGAAAAGTGAGACgaataaatgtcatttttttcgAAGACACCGGACTGGAGACACGAACAGAACGAACTGAGAACAGAAATCATGAAGATAttggtgtaaataaaaaagactcGACGGTGGAGAAACACAGACGTGAAAACTAAGAAACTAAGAAACCAAGAAACGggcccgccgcccgccgccacAAAGTACTGCAGCCCGGAAGATGAGAGAGGGATGCATGTCtctaaatgttttcatttagctgggggagggggagggggaggggaggggggtggaaaggccaaacgccccccccccccctcccggccCCCGGAGCCTCTGCTGGGCTCCACACTGGCTTGATTCCCCTCCCTTTTCTTTTGTCACACTAAAATCTCGCTGTTTAACATACAAGTTGATTTACAAATTGTCCTCCTCTGTGAATCCCTTTCATTgtgcctcccctcctcctcccacccctctcctcctcctcctcctcctcctcctcctcctccttccccccccccgcgaCACTTTCATCGGGGGCCAAGAATTCATTTGCAAATGCGACCCGGAGAAGAAGTGCAGCGCGGCCCCGCGGAGAGGACAGGACGCCTTCCCACTGCCGGCGCGGCATGGGAGCGGCGGAGCGGCGGCGCGGCAGAGCGGCAGAGCAGCGGCGCGGCCACTCGGAGCAGATCCGGTTTAATTCGGATTATCAGCCTCCATGTTCCTCCGCGAGGAGACATCAGATAACGCAAAGTTGCCATGACAGTGGCGCCCTCGCGGCCTCGCGCCCTCGCGGCGCGCGCGCAGAGTCTTTAAGGTCCATGAGAACCGCTCCGTGGATCCGGCGCTCCGCAGCTGCACAACAGGCGCTAATTTCGGAGGAGAAACAATGTGTTTGATTTACGGTGTGAGAAACGTGAAGGTTAAATAAACACCTCGCTGCTGCTGACGGGGCACGAATTAAAAGTGACGAAAATCAGATTgtatgaaaataaattaaagagcCAGACGCAgaattataaattttttttttttttttttacaaacttgTGGAAGATGCAgttaatataaattatatatgtgtTCATGCTAAAATAAAAGcagaacattattttaaaaaacaattcaagATGTATACACGATTTAAGAAATGGTGAATGAATTAAATTAAGTCACCATTTCACTAATACACACATTATAAACAGCACAAGTTTGTttctttgattaaaataatatccACAatattgtatgtttttttttatcctacaaattaaaacattctaaataattaaatgtttaacatgcaaattaaaacatattaaaataaaactataactacaatttagaattttttttaaattagagaacaattaaaaatatattacacGTATTTACGGAGAAAATTATTCATGCATTTCTATTTAGTCAATTAAGGAAAAACATTTAATCAAAAATGGTTTAACGTctcacaaaacaacacaataataataataagtcagACTTAAAGCGCTTCCACGGCCGCAGACCGAGCTTTACTTTATTCCTCTTTACGCGGCGACAcaatcattatttaaaactaaatCAATGCAGCACAAATCCACCGTCCACATCAGACGGGAATAGAAACAAGGCAGATGCTCGCATTAGGCTTAATTCCCCAAATAGCAAAGGATTAACTTCCAATTAAGATAAAGTCAAGCTGGCATAAAGATGGAGTCTGTACAACTTCCATAGGAGCGGCGTGGAAGAGGCCCGATGTGAGCGGGGCCAGAGGGGCCAGAGGGGCCGGAGACTCAGAGAGATGACCGCTCTGGatatgagaagaggaggaagaggaggaagaggaggattagAGTCCAGAAGTCAACGCTCAGCTCCAGAGGTCTGACTTGAgcttcctcctctgagcctcttgACACTTGTAACTTCAGGACTCGTTCCGCTCGCCTCGGGACGGGGGTCCACTACAGCTGCCGGGGTCCAGGACCAGACTCAGACctgctctgccccccccccccttcaaggggagggggaaccaaagggggggggggggaccaagtCCTTCAGGCTGCTCACATAAACACTGGCAGcatgacagctgtgtgtgtgagcagggaCCACGGTGCCAATCTCCCCTCTAGGGGGGGCCGCTCCGATAGggcgagaaggggggggggggcacaacatTGATAagacctctcacacacacacacacactcaaatgacGAGCCGGGGCCGCCTGCAGCTCCGGCCGCCGGGGTCAATGGCGAGGCGGCGAGGGACACGCCGGGCCCTGAactcacagcccccccccccccccccagcagaggTTACAACAGCTCCACATCCCACCCTCCGAGCTCTCCGCCGACCTCCCAGGAGCCGCTCGGCGTTTCGGAGCCACAAAGACTTTCCGTCTCCACTTCCGACCGCTCGGCTCTCCAGGAGCCGCTCGGCATCAGAACGTCCTCTAATCGAGACGTGGCCCCGCGGCCCCGAACCGGCACAACCAGGGACACACAGCCAGAGCCGGTGGGCGACTCTTCACTGAGTTAAAGGAATatgcagaagaagaaatatGAATAGTTTCTGCTTTAATCACCAAGTTCCTAAAAACCCCAAACAGGGATGTGCAGAGACAACATACACACGCGTGTGTTTAAACGACCTGAACATGCCTCAGAGTGGCTTTAAGGGTATTTACAACGTATTGAATTTAAAGGCCTAATCCAACAGGtcaagcttttatttttttcagatgttttatttatggcatttaaatttttttggtgtgtaaataatttgtaaatgaataaaaacgTAAACTGCAGAGCAACGAGGAGCttctatttaaattaaaaaggtcGTTTTTAAGTagatgaataatacattttattttctctcgAGTCATTTGATAGAAAAGTcggtaaacacaaacacacgttac
Coding sequences within it:
- the sall1a gene encoding sal-like protein 1a translates to MSRRKQAKPQHFQPDPHRPFSEHNGDTELCSEDRRPAPPCRDPDAHVCGRCCAEFFDPSDLEEHQRSCTKNQLVLIVSENPVSPAGTFSPPGSPPDDHAAHNADRTECGDLFDPGALDGDEAMEVDVSGMSSGHEEDGSDADSGSPGNTGGSGGGTSSVSAPPGSFSVINSNVIIENLQSTKVAVAQFPQEGRNPGAPRVPALMQQLLALQQQQIHQLQLIERIRHQILLLASQTPELQAPLTSAPGAAGPLTALGSHLSQQLAVAAGLAQNLASQSASINSLKQLAAAAQLPQSNPSGGALHGHASDQRPDHMSGLRPQLGNASLAPAFGMGSLLNPLLPQPPPPGNPICSSSLPGVGTTVEDLHPLAALDQQRNGKPPNITPLEQKSGTDESFFKHKCRFCGKVFGSDSALQIHLRSHTGERPYKCNICGNRFSTRGNLKVHFQRHKEKYPHIQMNPYPVPEHLDNIPTSTGIPYGMSMPPEKPVTSWLDSKPVLPTLTSSVGMLLPPTVPSLPHFIKKEDHSIAVTSPPLAKSVSKCNDGVSEEGEGATLPTSNGRTEEGSRSSGFMTNVSSASESAADYATSNSPPMMTNPLMPLMSDQFKAKFPFGGILDPLQGSETSKLQQLVENIDRKMADPNECVICHRVLSCQSALKMHYRTHTGERPFTCRVCGRAFTTKGNLKTHYSVHRAVPPLRVQHSCPICQKKFTNAVVLQQHIRMHMGGHIPNTPLPESYPESMVSDTGSFGEGDMDDLDNFSDDFEGMEEGPDTPRSADASHDSLCDSPAALDVAEQERDGREHAHHHGTEELHIIQMRAMTNGFVEGGCFTNDSSSLVGDVESQSAGSPAGSESTSAAQAPSPPSSMQPQPRKSPSLEERHQRALSLEHATASLLHSHPSNVGALDLTSVNPSRDPLGTLFPFRERSVVRNTSCDICGKTFACQSALDIHYRSHTKERPFICTACHRGFSTKGNLKQHMLTHQMRDLPSQLFEPSTASLPCSPTPSLLSVCSLSKPEVNGFFHSLHHEVKETVPSSASTSPVLSSSAAPPRRTPKQHFCNACGKCFSSSSALQIHERTHTGEKPFACSICGRAFTTKGNLKVHMGTHMWNSAPARRGRRLSVDGPLAFLGANPVKFPEIFQKDMASRASNGDPTSFWNQYAAAFSNGLAMKTNEISVIQSGGGGGGVMNGGGSPVGGLTGGLGKLHSMEPNAALAGLEKMANTENGAHFRFTRFMQDNKETVTS